The Eleutherodactylus coqui strain aEleCoq1 chromosome 10, aEleCoq1.hap1, whole genome shotgun sequence genome contains the following window.
taggactactacccccagcagagacgcagtacagtcaggacggtcacaggcagcccaaatatatttttctgtcccaaatttttttggaaaagcccactgcctatatagacagtatatgtctttcacctttttcactgtccctgcctcaccagtgctgcccctatactctgtacaatgactgcagactgaggacgcaatgctctgtacggccgatatacaaaaaaaaaaaaaaagtgcaacactgaaaaagctgcctcaacagtactgcacacggtcagatgtggccctaagaaggaccgttggggctcttgaaacctaaaatcactcctaacactgtccctatagcagcagcagcagcactgtccctgatctctgtcagaatgcatctgtggtgagccgcgggaggggccgatttatatactcgggtggcacctgatctcgccagccactcactgcaggggggtggtatagggctggaacatcacagggggaagttgtaatgccttccctgtctttctattggccagaaaagcgcgctaacgtctcagagatgaaagtgaaagtaacccgaacatcgcgtggtactcgtctcgagtaacgagcatctcgaacccactaatactcgaacgagtatcaagctcagacgagtacgttcgctcatctctagtgctgagtaTTAAGGCAACAGTACGCAGTCctgagctcttgctcacgacctgaaggttgtgagttcaatccccgcatgattcaggtagccagctcaaggttaccttagccttccatccttcagaggtcggtactggggggtaataaattacatgaaagcgctgcggaataagttggcgctatacaaatgacaaGTACCTTCCCTTATgcaaataaaatggctgctgtggccaaatgaTCCAAAATTAgaattgtcagtgtcttttattgTTCAATAGAAATAGGGTTTTTAAGGGGATATTTGGCGGAGGTTCGCTGGGGATGTAATAGTATAGGATATGCAAGACACAACTCCGCAATACCCGGGTCATGCAGCTCCGTCAGCTCTGTCAGAGACATGAAGAGACAAATGCAGCTCGGCAGCGACGTCCCTCTGTTCATGAAGTGTCGAATCAAGATAGAAGAACCATACCCAAGCCAATGCCATAGGTGGAAACCTTGTAGCATCGCCCCTATAGACTGTAGACCACTGACAGAATTTGGAAGGTGGCTGTAGACTCATGCCTGTATGGGGCTGTCACTAGAGTGCTGCTCCACTCATAGGGGTTGCAGAGATAGCAACTGCACCCAGGTCCCGGTGCCTGAGGGTCTCCCTGCCACATCAGAAGACACTTTATGTTGTGGACTTGtgttcccccatcattctgcactcagtactccATAATAACACAGTAACAACTAAATGGGTGAAATCActgtgaaaaatataaaaatgaaaaagccCATTTTGCAGTAACACCCTTTCGTATGACACTTGTAGCTCTGGGGTCTCCCATTCTGCTTGgtcattttgtatatttttctacaccttgattggagtcactcaTGGTACATTCAGCTGATTGGACATCAGACCCCCATTTATATAAAGTActcaccgctcacaatgcatatcagatccaaaaccaagccatgaggaggacagaTCTGCCTGCTGAGTTCAAAGACAGGATTGTGTAGAGgctcagatctggagaagctacaaaaacatttctgctgccctgaaagttcccagAAGCCCAGCggaccccataatacttacaGGGAAGAAGAACCAGGACTCTTGCTAGAGCCACTGGCCCTTCAAACTAAAGGGGAGAAGGGCCTTGTAAGAGAGGTGGCCAAGAACCCAGTGGCCCCCATAATATTTACATGGAAGAaccaccaggactcttcctagagccgccaaaACCctaaactaagggggagaagggtcttgtaagagaggtgaccaagaacccagcgaaccccataatacttacatggaagaaccaccaggactcttcctagagcctcCGACACACTAAACTAAGgaagagaagggtcttgtaagacaggtgaccaagaacccagcgaccttcataatacttacatggaagaaccaccaggactcttcctagagccgccaaaACCctaaactaagggggagaagggtcttgtaagagaggtgaccaagagcccagaGGCTCCATCATACTTACATggaggaacaaccaggactcttcctagagccgccaaaACCCTAAACTAAggaggagaagggtcttgtaagagaggtgaccaagagccaaGCGaaccccataatacttacatggaagaaccacCAGGACTCATCCTAGAGCCTCCGACACACTAAACTAAggaggagaagggtcttgtaagagaggtgaccaagaacccagtgaccttcataatacttacatggaagaacaaccaggactcttcctagagcctcCGACCCCCCAAACTAAGAAGTAGAAGGGTGTTGTAAGAGTGGTGACCAAGatcccaatggtcactctggctgagctccaaagatcctgtgtgcagatagaaaaacttccagaaggtcgaccagccctgcagcctccaccaatctgggcttaatgcagaggggccagaaagaagcctcctcagtaagacacatggAAGCCCCCTGGAGTTATCAAAAAGACCCTAAAGGACCCACAGACTGCGGGAACAAGATTCTTTGCTCTGATAGCACCAAGATGGAACGTTCTGGCCTCTAAGTGTTCTGTCTGAAGGAaaccaggtgccgctcatcaccgacccaataccattcctacagtgtagcctggtggtggagcatcatgctaagggaggggagaccagtcagggtggatggaaaccaggcaacgctcatcacctgcccaataccatccctacagtaaagccTGGTGGTGGCGTATTATGCTGGGgcaggggagaccggtcagagtggatggaaaccaggcgccgcccatcacctgcccaataccatccctacagtaaagccTGGCAGGGGAGCATCAtgttgggggaggggagaccggtcacgATGAATGGAAACCAAGCACAGATCATCAagtgcccaataccatccctacaatgCAGCCTtttggtggagcatcatgctgggggggggggggggggagagactggTCAGGGTAGATGGAAACCAGGCACCACTCATCACCAGCCCAAACCATTCCtaaagtgaagcctggtggtggagcatcatgttggGGAGGGaagaccagtcagggtggatggaaaacaggcgccgctcatcacctgcccaataccatccctacagtgaagcctggtggtggagcatcatgctgggtgaggggagaccggtcaaggtggatggaaagctgaatggagtaaagtacagagataatgacttcctgatccagagcacaagggacttcagaccgggcagaagggtcaccttccaacaagacaatgaccctaagaccccagccaagaccaCACAAGAGGGGGGACAACTCTGTGcatgtccttgagtggcctggccagagccctgaacccaattggacatctctggagagacctgaaaatgtctgtccacagacggcccccatccaacctgacagagggcagagaatccccaaatccaggggtgCAAACCCTGTGGCTTcatccccaagaagactggaggctggaatcactgccaaaggggcTCCGACTAAGTacaggggtgtgaatacttatgttgcTGCAGAATATAAGGTTATCATTTTGAAAACATTTATGAAGATTTCTCCCActctgttgtcactttgtaatgatactgagtgcagaatgagggggacaCAAAGCCACAACATAAAAGTAAGAGGGTGTGaggactttccaaatgcattgtaaaTACAACGGTAGCTGGGGgcccatgttgcagattttgcagtgggGCCCAAGAGCTCCCCTCTGGTAATAGCAAACTATCTGAATGAAGTCTAAGTTATGGGCCGAGAATCGTCTTGTAATGTATGTCGACCAGCAAAGCATGTTGGTTGGCAGGGGATTACTGgtatggggatgaacaattgtTGCTATGACCATTAATTCCCATAGAGCTATGATTGGTCGGTTACGCTTCTCCCTGTTCACACAAACTAACGAGTGAGCATTTTTACGAATGAACATTTTCGTCAACTGCTCATGGGCATCTTTACAGGGACCGATCATCAGGCAAAGGAACATTCCAACAAGCACTCTAGCCCGATCATCAGGCTATGGAAAAGCCCTTAAAAAGGTCCTTTAGACCGCAAACACTAGTTCATGAGCGGATTGTGTCTTTCCTAAAAATTCTCGCTGGTTGGCTATATCTCTAATGGAAACAGCAGACATATGGATGACCATTCAGAGCGGTATGTCAACGATCACATTACCAATCATTGGTTCCTATACCAGTGATTCTCTACTATGTGTGAACAGCAGTAAACGAGCGCCGAATGACATACTTTGCTGATCAGTGCTCATTACAATGGGCCAATTCTTGGCTTGTGTAAAAGGATCTTCAGACCTCAATATCAGAAGCAACACAACTAAATCACCAGACAGCAGACAGGTGTGAACTTCCAAAATTCCCTTCTTATTGACAGTTTTCCACAAAAGACATGTGACGTATAAATGGCCGCCATTTTACTTTTGAAAGCTGGTAATGGAGGTCAAACCAAGACTCTAGAATGAAAAGAAGAATGTAATATCGTTCCAACATCTCTTGCTGAAGCCAGTCTGGGCAAAATTGTGCTAATGTCACCAATGTCACGTCAAGTCTGCTTGTACAAAAGTTTCTAAGACAGCAACATTTTCTACGCATGAAATTCTGGGGCACAATGTCCAGTTCATGGGGTGAGGGAGGGGTTTAAGGCTGCCACATGTAAGTCTTTGATGTATCAATCTGAACCACTGATGGAAACGTCTTATCTTCTTGAGGGGGCACCAAGACTGGCTGTTCCAAGCTGCTCTCCTTTTCTTTCTCAACTTCTCCTTCCCAAAGGCTGATGAGCGGTGGATAGAACTCATTGAGAGGGATGAATGAAGCCCTCTGCATATACTTTTTCAAAGAATGTCCACAACTTTTGTAGCGTAGATGATGTCCGGCATATACGATGACAGCAGCCATGCAAAGTCCAGCAATGAGGGAGCCTAGAGCTGCTGAGAGGGCAATACTGACCGGCCGGCCAACTGAGGCCACGGAGAAGGAAGCGTTTTTAGTGGTCACATTGAGACAAGACTGTTGACTGGGCCGAGAAAGAGATGACACAGTGAAGCAAACCTCATACTTGGTGGCCGGCTGCAGATGTGTGaggttatactcttgtatatccAGAGGAACTTTGGCGGTATAACTGATATGGGGGTTGTGTATCCTCATGGTCGCAGAGGTCCATAAGGCTGGAACCAGGACATTGGGAGCATTGGCTGGTCCACCTAACATCTTCCACTCCACCACAACAAAATTAGAATGAACTTTCTTGGTGACTATGGAAAGAGATGTGAATTCCTGTTCTTCAGTCCCGTTAATGAAGATGACAACACTTTTACTGTCTGTACCATCTGAGTTCCACATTTGGCACATGTATGACCCAGAATCTTCTTCTGTAGCATCCAAAATTTCCAGAGATCCCTCGGCTAGAAGTCGGACTCTACCCGTTCCTCCTGATATCCTTTCTCCATGAGGAGTTATCCAGTATATCTCTGGCTTTGGGTGACCACTGGCTTGGCAGTTGAGAGTGACCAACTGGTGTTTGGAAAGGTGAAGCCGAGATGGAAAGGAATGTTCATCTATTAGTGGAGGACATCGACTTAACCAAGCTTGTCCTTGTATTTCCTGGAAGAGGTGTCCGCTGACCAATGGAGGGCTCGTACAAAGTGTGGCCTGGGCTTCTATTAGTTGAACTGATGAAAGTCCCTTCCAGTTGTTCTGGCAATCACAGCGCAGAGGATTACTGTATAAGCTGATTTCAGATAATCCTGGTAGTGTCTGAAATACTTTAAGCGGTATTAATGCCAATCGATTATTGCTAAGTAGTAAAGTCTTCAAAGCCCCAACGTTTGCTCCAAAAGCATCGGGGTCCAGGTAGGTCAACCTAGGATTGTTGAAAATTTCTAATTTAATAAGCTCGGGCAGATCCTGAAAGGCGTCAGCTTCTACACGTTCTAGATCTTCCATTGAATTTAGGCTCAGTTCCTCAAGATGAGGCATGTCTTTAAAATCTCCATTCTGGATTCTACTTATGGGGTTTTTGTTAAGGTCAAGGAATTTCAGGAGTTTCAAGTGTTTCAGTGACTCCCTGGGGACAGAAGTAAGACGATTATCAAAAAACGACAGGCTTTCAAGGTAGTCCAATCCAAAGAAGGCATTTTCTGGAACCCGGTTAAGTTCCATACCTGCCAGTACTAGACTGTGCAACTTGCCAAGTGGTTGAAAATTCAAGTTTTGAAGGGCGCTCACGGGGTTCTCCCCAATCATTAGTATCTCTAGATTCGGAAGATCTTCAAACCATGTTGAGTCAATAACACGCAGACGGTTGGCATTGAGATGAAGTCTCAGTAGCTTTCCCAAGCCGGCAAAGGCTCGAGGGCCGATATAATTAATCTGGTTGTGATTGATATACAACTCTTCTAGACTCTCTAGATCTTTTAGACAATAGTCCGGCAGCTCAGTGAGCTGATTCTCTTCTAGATAAAGGGTGATGAGATGGGAAAGGTTGGATACGCTTAGATCCTGGATGCTCTGAAAGTGGTTTTGAGATAAGTCAAGTTCGGTAAGGTTCACCAGATCTTGAAGCTCCCAGCCCATATGAGATATCTTATTACTCTGCAGAAGTAGCACTTGGGTGTCGATGGAAATATTTTCTGGGATGTGAGTCAGTAGAAGGTCATTGCAGTCCACTGTCTTCGCTTCATGGTACACAGACTGAGGAGTAAACCAGGGCCTTGTCTCACAGACACATTGAGGAGGACAGAACGCCAGACCTGAGATGTAGAATAACTGGCAAATGACCAGAATGGCCCAAGTCTCAGTCCGAGGAAGTGATATCTTCATTCTTAAGAAATGGATATGAGGCATGTCAAATGAAATCCAGAAGAAGACAATGAGCCAGCTGTGGGTCAATCAATCTGGAAGGAAACAAAGCAGAAGATTACAGGAAGAAGCAGAAATTCTTAAACTAGTAATGCCTTGTGTctaaaatttaaagggattgtagtggaattgacttttatcatctctccataggataggtgataaaaatctaaTAGATTGGGGTGtcactgttgagacccccaccgatcccgacAACAGACAGCAGACCCACTCGCAGTgatgaggagagggggacatgggacaaTTGTTCTTGGGATTGCTGAGCGTCTCAGTggtgggacccctactgatccgatcaattgtggtacaacccccttaaagggtttttcccattAAAGACACTAGATAGGGGATAAAGGTCTGATGGCTGTGTGTCAATTTCCAACCATTAGGACCCACAACGATCATGAGTCCAGTGCATACGAATGGAGAAGTGGTGTGCATGCTCTACCGCCGCCGCATTTCGTTTTATCGAGAGGGGTATCATCAGAAGGTGGGtgcggagacttataagaccatgcatgctcctctgggaaatatatacaattccccataattgttgcgtgtctcctcactcaccttctaggtgtctccttaagaAGTGCGGATACCCTCTCGACTAATATCATAGACCTctgactagccaagccaggatcctaccgcacactgatgaggggcaaacaccccgaaacagccgtCTGCGGATGGAGTCTGGATTGGTTTtcatttcccaatcattgttgcatGGACCTGTAGAAAAGGGTtggacattaacttgcaggactgctgccttccaataggtggcgctgcagagggattgttccatcttccttatttgcatattcagTTTTATGGCACAGGCGGAGATGAATGCATTCGGCCCTCCATCCcatgagtgaatggagcagcggtcgaGCATGCacaccacctctccattcacatggggcattcgggTGTGCTGCGCTTGGGATCGCTGGGGGTCCCCAGTGGTTGAGCTTCCCCTTCCCCGTtcatagggaataaatgtctttaGCGGTGAAAGCCCTTTAAGTATGATTATATAGACAAAGCCCAGTAAGAGTGAAGATGGGGGCGACAGTTGTGGTTCTCCAAGCTGCGCATATCGTCCTGGGCTGCAGCGCTCCATCAGTATCAGGGCCCCCCGGCTCCCCCTTATTATACGGGTGTCATCATATGGAACCTTTGGGTCCCCTCAGACAGCGATCTCTGCTCCCTATAGCTACAGCCGGCCAATGCAGACTCACATCCAGGTCCGACTTCTTTAATGGACTTCTGGTCACAAACACCTAAAGATTTACACAAAAATGGGTCCCCCATGATATGCCTAGTACTGGAGCTGAGGAGGCGGAGCTTCAGAGACCACTTATCTATGCCCCGCCCCATCAGGGGTGTAAGCCTATGTCCTGGCTGGGAAGGGCTTCCTGTGAGTGGATGTAAACATACGTCCTACCAATGCTGCGGCAACAGCGGGCTTCAGGGAggactgatccccgctgttaaccccttacatgctgcaatcaatgtaaAGGGTTTCACAGAAGGATTACGCTCTGTCTGCAACGCCAGACAACGGTGTCCAGAGCTATGAAGagcgtactgcagtgtattatcacacGTTTGATATCATCACATCCGTAATAATTAATTGAACGCACTTTTTCATCCTGCACGGCAAATACACATACACCCCAAAATAAAGCCTACAGCAAAACCCTCCCCGCGGAGCGCCGTCCATGGAAGTAAACAAGCGATGGGACTTTACACGCAGccatgcaaaaaataataatttttcacTAAAGTTTTTTGCATTGTGTCTGCGTCTGTTTCTGTCGCTCCCGTAGAAGTCGGTGGGGTTGGACGGACCGTGTCGCACGCTGAGCGGCGCCGCTTCGGTGACGGCTCAAGCGCTCGTTCACAGATGCATATTTTTCATTACACAACGCAGCCGTTGCAATCAATTGGCGCACGTAAATACGCAGAAAACCCGGATATCCGCTGCCTATTTACACTCCACATCAATTGACAGGCCGAAcccgcctacggccgtgtgactGCGCCTGACCGCTGCCGTGCGACTGCGCCTGACCGCTGCCGTGCGACTGCGCCTGACCGCTGCCGTGCGACTGCGCCTGACCGCTGCCGTGCGACTGCGCCTGACCGCTGCCGTGCGACTGCGCCTGACCGCTGCCGTGTGACTGCGCCTGACCGCTGCCGTGTGACTGCGCCTGACCGCTGCCGTGTGACTGCGCCTGCCCGCTGCCGTGTGACTGCGCCTGACCGCTGCCGTGTGACTGCGCCTGACCGCTACCCGCCCCGTTGATTTCTATGGCAGTTTTGGCAACAACGGCAATCGCAGCAGTGGGAGGGAGATGACGGCGGCCCCCGAGGCGGCCCCCCAACCTGTCTTTTATGGCACATCCTGTGGATTGGAAGCCCCCTTCAAATACCAGTCAGGAGCGGAGCGACCAATCAGATCGCATCTTTCATTTTGCAAAAGGgccaatcagattccagctctTATTTCTCAAAGGGCTTTTGGAAAATACAAGGCGGCACGTGATTGGTGGCCCCTGCCGTACGGTCCGTTGGCGCCGCTGTTGGCAGACCCCCCGTGACGTATATGAGGGCATTATAGGACATATTATTTACGTCTCCTAACAATCCAATTGAAGTCACAAAATCGGCGGTTTGATTCTTCTTC
Protein-coding sequences here:
- the LOC136579907 gene encoding leucine-rich repeat neuronal protein 1-like, with the protein product MPHIHFLRMKISLPRTETWAILVICQLFYISGLAFCPPQCVCETRPWFTPQSVYHEAKTVDCNDLLLTHIPENISIDTQVLLLQSNKISHMGWELQDLVNLTELDLSQNHFQSIQDLSVSNLSHLITLYLEENQLTELPDYCLKDLESLEELYINHNQINYIGPRAFAGLGKLLRLHLNANRLRVIDSTWFEDLPNLEILMIGENPVSALQNLNFQPLGKLHSLVLAGMELNRVPENAFFGLDYLESLSFFDNRLTSVPRESLKHLKLLKFLDLNKNPISRIQNGDFKDMPHLEELSLNSMEDLERVEADAFQDLPELIKLEIFNNPRLTYLDPDAFGANVGALKTLLLSNNRLALIPLKVFQTLPGLSEISLYSNPLRCDCQNNWKGLSSVQLIEAQATLCTSPPLVSGHLFQEIQGQAWLSRCPPLIDEHSFPSRLHLSKHQLVTLNCQASGHPKPEIYWITPHGERISGGTGRVRLLAEGSLEILDATEEDSGSYMCQMWNSDGTDSKSVVIFINGTEEQEFTSLSIVTKKVHSNFVVVEWKMLGGPANAPNVLVPALWTSATMRIHNPHISYTAKVPLDIQEYNLTHLQPATKYEVCFTVSSLSRPSQQSCLNVTTKNASFSVASVGRPVSIALSAALGSLIAGLCMAAVIVYAGHHLRYKSCGHSLKKYMQRASFIPLNEFYPPLISLWEGEVEKEKESSLEQPVLVPPQEDKTFPSVVQIDTSKTYMWQP